In Candidatus Neomarinimicrobiota bacterium, one genomic interval encodes:
- a CDS encoding MFS transporter, whose translation MINPFKMVMDIKKEELPLSLIMFSYFFLVISTFWILKPLKKSLFITFYDQTGVDILQWHLRGSQAELIAKTLNMVVAFLAVVVFTWLATRYRRQKLTYIFSAFFIVSYIMYGMIIENAGDIIIWSFYLFGDLFSTLMVATFFAFMNDSVSPDSAKRLYGFVGFGGVLGGVFGSTFVRVWVDYISITNWLWICVVIALMIIVLAGFAGRYVDRNPRPVIEAKEEPTEKKDKAENPAIEGAKLVFRSKYLLAIAGIVGLYEIVSTLMDFQFTSTIEHYLDGPDIRRQFTMMFNITNIVSMFVQLFLTSFIMTRFGLTAALLFLPAAILIGSSAFIAIPVLWVGSFLNTADNGFSYSINQSAKETLYVPTTRDEKYKAKAFIDMFIQRFAKAVAVVLSLGITLLFKDYSSVRWLSLATLIAVIIWIFIIKYVGRRFNELAGSD comes from the coding sequence ATGATAAATCCGTTTAAAATGGTTATGGACATAAAGAAAGAAGAGTTACCGCTCTCTTTAATAATGTTCAGTTACTTTTTCCTCGTCATTTCGACTTTCTGGATATTAAAACCGTTAAAAAAGTCTCTATTCATCACATTTTACGACCAGACGGGTGTGGATATCTTACAATGGCACCTCAGAGGTTCGCAAGCCGAGTTGATTGCGAAGACACTGAACATGGTAGTTGCGTTTCTTGCTGTGGTTGTTTTTACATGGCTTGCAACCAGATATCGCAGACAGAAATTGACATATATTTTTTCAGCGTTTTTTATTGTCTCGTATATCATGTACGGGATGATAATAGAGAATGCCGGCGATATCATAATCTGGTCTTTTTACCTTTTTGGAGATCTCTTCAGTACGCTCATGGTTGCGACGTTTTTTGCATTTATGAACGATAGTGTGTCACCCGACTCTGCAAAAAGATTATACGGGTTTGTGGGTTTCGGTGGTGTTCTCGGCGGTGTGTTCGGCAGTACGTTCGTAAGGGTATGGGTTGATTATATCAGTATCACGAACTGGTTGTGGATCTGTGTTGTAATCGCATTGATGATCATCGTCCTTGCCGGATTCGCGGGTAGATACGTCGACAGAAATCCGCGTCCGGTTATTGAGGCGAAAGAGGAACCGACTGAAAAGAAGGATAAAGCCGAAAATCCGGCGATTGAGGGCGCTAAATTGGTTTTCAGGTCAAAATATCTATTGGCAATTGCGGGAATAGTCGGGCTTTATGAAATCGTATCTACCCTGATGGACTTCCAGTTTACCTCCACTATTGAACATTATCTGGATGGACCGGACATAAGAAGACAGTTTACCATGATGTTCAACATTACTAATATTGTCTCCATGTTCGTTCAATTGTTTCTCACAAGTTTCATTATGACCCGATTCGGATTGACTGCCGCACTGTTGTTCTTACCAGCTGCAATACTCATCGGCTCATCGGCTTTTATCGCAATTCCCGTTCTCTGGGTCGGCAGCTTCCTCAACACCGCCGATAACGGGTTTAGCTACTCTATAAATCAATCGGCAAAAGAAACTCTGTACGTCCCAACCACGAGGGATGAGAAATATAAGGCAAAAGCTTTTATCGACATGTTTATCCAAAGGTTTGCAAAAGCCGTTGCGGTCGTTCTGAGTCTTGGGATAACGCTACTGTTTAAGGACTATTCAAGTGTCAGATGGCTCTCGTTAGCAACGCTTATTGCGGTAATCATCTGGATATTTATCATTAAATATGTAGGCAGGAGATTCAACGAGCTTGCCGGTTCTGATTAG
- a CDS encoding cyclic nucleotide-binding domain-containing protein, which produces MLSIIEKVIFLQDVEIFEHVSTEGLSQIANITEEVGVEADGVIYKEGDFSDSMYLLIGGKVKLHRGESIVLIASLNDAFGAWSLFNDEPRLVSATALEKSDLLKIQKEDMIDILADNVRITEGILKAMAKQLQSIVSKVSGKPENSN; this is translated from the coding sequence ATGCTGTCAATAATAGAAAAAGTAATATTCCTGCAAGACGTAGAAATTTTCGAGCATGTCTCCACAGAGGGTTTAAGCCAGATAGCAAATATTACAGAAGAAGTTGGAGTCGAAGCGGACGGGGTGATTTATAAAGAAGGCGATTTTTCAGACTCCATGTATCTTCTGATTGGCGGAAAAGTCAAGCTTCACCGTGGAGAATCTATTGTCCTCATCGCATCTTTAAATGACGCTTTCGGCGCATGGTCGCTATTTAACGACGAACCGAGGCTGGTGTCGGCGACGGCGCTCGAGAAGAGCGATCTTCTGAAAATTCAGAAAGAAGATATGATCGACATACTCGCCGATAACGTCCGCATTACTGAAGGCATATTAAAAGCAATGGCGAAACAACTTCAGAGTATCGTAAGCAAAGTCAGCGGAAAACCGGAAAATTCTAACTAA
- a CDS encoding response regulator, producing the protein MNNSEWTPKIVIVDDEELVLTSLSSFLSLETEYEVTTFTSAEEALKHLENSDVDLVMSDFLMPEMDGISFLSEVRKLKPEIPRIILTGYADKENAIKAINEVGLFQYLEKPWDNDNMLIVLRNGLEKQRLIKELRKKISEVEQANSELDGLQNEIVKAFI; encoded by the coding sequence TTGAATAATTCGGAGTGGACTCCAAAGATAGTTATTGTGGACGATGAGGAATTAGTTCTTACAAGCCTAAGTTCGTTTTTATCTCTGGAAACCGAGTATGAAGTTACCACGTTCACCTCTGCCGAGGAAGCCTTGAAGCATTTGGAAAATAGCGACGTTGATTTGGTGATGTCGGACTTCCTTATGCCGGAGATGGACGGAATTTCCTTCCTTTCGGAAGTAAGAAAATTAAAACCTGAGATCCCCCGGATAATTCTCACAGGATATGCCGATAAGGAAAACGCTATCAAAGCCATAAATGAAGTAGGATTATTCCAGTACTTGGAAAAACCTTGGGACAATGATAATATGCTCATAGTCTTGAGAAACGGACTCGAAAAACAGCGCCTGATAAAGGAGCTGCGCAAAAAGATCAGTGAAGTGGAGCAAGCGAACTCTGAGTTGGACGGCTTACAAAATGAAATCGTGAAGGCTTTTATTTAA
- a CDS encoding metallophosphoesterase, with protein sequence MKRAQLKFSFALTLTAAIILLSSCSHEGLVTEKIDPSLYELRKFSSDSTLGSNTKFIVYGDNRPGWRLYEKVIEESNWKTWSLPVHLPALLVNGFWGTINYIRYIPDYGNPERRLVLREIYNEAITQNIDFVAHTGDIVQNGKHPLHWDRFLRETKIEIPLLNTLPFYPVPGNHDQANNKTYGAHNYDAVFPGARFYVKQLPNAVLIFLDTSILHDKDNNLGSHAVRDSLFREYYVSSEKNSKKSWLERQLTDAAGKFKIIVMHHPPFSFGHHSDAWDMDGTDSETYRWREELLTLLKNEEVELIFAGHEHYYEHSLLSYVHNGNDKQMNIVITGGGGTPLRELTSLEEVENIASRFRSQGHSVEVISRFESYNYCIVELRDDKIFIQVKKVHTDEKRGAEIIDEIVIK encoded by the coding sequence ATGAAACGTGCTCAATTAAAATTCAGCTTCGCTTTAACTCTAACGGCTGCGATTATTTTGCTGAGCTCCTGTTCCCATGAGGGTTTGGTCACTGAAAAGATTGACCCGTCCTTATATGAATTAAGAAAATTTTCATCCGATTCCACTCTCGGGAGTAACACCAAATTTATAGTTTACGGAGATAATCGCCCCGGTTGGCGCTTATACGAAAAAGTCATAGAAGAAAGCAACTGGAAGACCTGGAGCCTTCCCGTTCATCTGCCCGCGTTATTAGTCAACGGATTTTGGGGTACGATAAATTATATCCGTTACATACCTGATTACGGCAATCCCGAGCGTAGATTAGTATTAAGAGAAATTTACAATGAGGCAATAACACAGAATATTGATTTTGTGGCACATACCGGGGACATCGTCCAGAACGGAAAACATCCGCTCCATTGGGACAGATTCCTCCGTGAGACAAAAATCGAAATTCCGTTATTAAATACACTTCCCTTCTATCCGGTTCCCGGAAATCACGACCAGGCTAACAATAAAACTTACGGCGCTCATAATTATGATGCGGTATTCCCCGGCGCTCGTTTTTACGTAAAACAGTTACCTAATGCTGTGCTTATCTTTCTCGATACGAGTATTTTACACGACAAGGACAATAATTTGGGTTCCCATGCTGTGAGGGACTCGCTTTTCAGAGAGTATTATGTATCATCGGAGAAGAATTCAAAAAAATCCTGGCTCGAGAGACAACTGACCGATGCAGCCGGAAAGTTCAAGATAATAGTAATGCATCATCCACCCTTCAGCTTCGGTCACCACTCGGATGCCTGGGATATGGACGGAACGGACTCTGAAACATACAGATGGCGGGAAGAACTCTTAACCTTGCTCAAAAATGAAGAAGTTGAATTGATTTTTGCGGGGCATGAACATTATTATGAACACAGCTTACTGAGTTATGTCCACAACGGTAACGATAAACAAATGAATATCGTCATAACCGGGGGTGGAGGCACGCCTCTCAGAGAACTGACAAGTCTGGAAGAGGTAGAAAATATCGCATCCAGATTTCGGTCACAGGGTCACTCCGTCGAGGTGATATCGCGATTCGAATCGTATAATTACTGTATCGTTGAATTGAGAGACGATAAAATTTTTATTCAGGTAAAAAAGGTACATACTGACGAAAAGCGGGGAGCTGAAATAATAGACGAAATCGTTATTAAGTAG
- a CDS encoding response regulator: MGVEEYLKTIFDNITEFIALCDKDFNIIYSNKPADIVLGQGKSLVGSHCYSSFRGKDEKCADCPLLPSLESDTIIPIETFDDRFEEYFEERAYPIVNENGDLDGFVLMSKNLTKSREIEEKYAQAKKLAALGQISSGVAHDFNNVLTGVLGRVQLIKRQTEDAGILKNLDMIETAAHDGAATVKRMQDFARLRTDEQFVSIDIKEIIEEVLALTRPKWRENAEMQGVIIEPVVEMDYGLHALGDPSDLKGAFTNLIFNAVDAMPEGGVLTISAHEDGDKIVITFKDTGIGMTDDTIERIYDPFFSTKGVKGTGLGMSEVYGVIKRHKGNLETTSKIGKGSTIAITLRAAAATEKGDEIDKYEHEEKSRILIIDDEEYILDMLKELLEDQGHVVTTSSSTVNGLELFNKSNFDVVITDLGMPEMSGWEVAERIKKMNSAVSVVLLTGWALNLDAEKIRENGVDFTLQKPFSEDDLYKLITDAKKLKIERSSETSL; the protein is encoded by the coding sequence ATGGGAGTGGAGGAATACCTAAAGACTATTTTCGACAATATCACAGAGTTTATTGCTTTGTGTGATAAGGATTTTAATATCATATATTCGAATAAACCTGCGGATATTGTTCTGGGACAGGGTAAAAGTTTAGTCGGCTCACACTGCTACAGCAGTTTTCGCGGCAAGGACGAAAAGTGTGCTGACTGCCCGCTCTTGCCTTCGCTCGAAAGCGATACGATAATCCCTATCGAAACTTTTGATGACCGGTTCGAAGAATACTTTGAGGAGAGAGCGTATCCCATCGTAAATGAAAACGGCGATCTCGATGGATTTGTCCTTATGAGCAAGAATTTGACGAAATCGAGAGAAATAGAAGAGAAGTACGCTCAGGCAAAAAAATTGGCAGCGTTGGGACAAATTAGTTCAGGAGTAGCACATGACTTTAACAACGTCCTTACGGGAGTGCTGGGCAGGGTTCAATTGATTAAAAGGCAGACAGAGGATGCCGGAATTCTTAAAAACCTCGATATGATCGAAACCGCCGCACACGACGGCGCCGCCACCGTCAAAAGGATGCAGGACTTTGCCCGTTTACGGACTGATGAGCAGTTCGTTTCCATAGACATAAAAGAGATAATCGAAGAAGTCTTGGCTCTGACGAGACCGAAATGGAGAGAGAACGCAGAAATGCAGGGTGTCATCATCGAACCTGTAGTCGAAATGGATTATGGATTGCACGCACTCGGAGACCCTTCGGACCTTAAAGGTGCCTTTACGAATTTGATCTTCAATGCCGTGGACGCAATGCCTGAAGGAGGCGTACTCACCATCAGCGCTCACGAGGATGGGGATAAAATCGTAATTACTTTTAAGGACACCGGTATCGGTATGACGGATGATACCATAGAAAGAATTTATGACCCGTTCTTTTCAACCAAAGGGGTCAAGGGAACCGGTCTCGGCATGAGTGAAGTGTACGGCGTTATCAAACGGCACAAAGGAAACCTGGAAACAACGAGTAAAATAGGTAAAGGCTCAACCATTGCAATCACATTACGCGCTGCGGCGGCAACAGAGAAAGGAGACGAAATAGATAAATACGAGCATGAAGAGAAAAGCAGAATACTTATCATAGATGATGAAGAATATATTCTTGATATGCTGAAGGAGCTGCTTGAGGATCAAGGTCATGTTGTAACAACCAGCTCTTCAACGGTAAACGGGCTTGAACTCTTTAATAAATCAAACTTTGACGTTGTCATAACAGACCTCGGTATGCCCGAGATGAGCGGTTGGGAGGTAGCCGAACGAATAAAAAAAATGAACAGCGCAGTCTCCGTAGTTCTCCTGACAGGGTGGGCATTGAACTTAGATGCGGAAAAAATTCGGGAAAACGGAGTTGACTTCACACTCCAAAAACCGTTTTCCGAAGATGATCTGTACAAATTGATCACGGACGCCAAGAAGCTGAAAATTGAAAGGTCCTCAGAAACCTCTCTCTGA